Proteins from a genomic interval of Geitlerinema sp. PCC 9228:
- a CDS encoding tetratricopeptide repeat protein translates to MASLADNPLTHYRQVTAVLDTSRHITREEALTILIARDRVEQAIERGILQTPQQLQQVYELDSKLQQNPRRICANLDLATYRQSLNKTSLGWWWYLDTTYEHRHERLDWLYRALSLVGWTAIMAFLVNIGNRSFQGGLGVSGAFAVILPSLLTLLKDRSEVTKAGQRAFTEMLERFGIPRQWHEEIKLGVTGLLLLVLLVFWFSLPEIANIYNQRGLHAHHNQAYSQAETLYKQAISLDKDHSHAHYNLGVLYEDWENQEKAKQHYQIAASQGNIRAHNNLARLLILEEKYADAVHHLQQALLAIKKIQQNPESKEVEPEDKYSIYKNLGWARLGQERYQDAQQYLLLAKNLTKGEYKDQISRVASARCLLAQVYEKQEKKEAAIEEWQACCALGNKLVSEEDAWLHQARQQLQATGKPCSET, encoded by the coding sequence ATGGCTTCTCTGGCTGATAATCCCTTAACCCACTATCGCCAAGTTACCGCTGTTTTGGATACTTCCCGCCATATAACTAGGGAAGAAGCTCTTACGATTTTAATCGCTCGCGATCGCGTAGAGCAAGCCATCGAACGGGGAATCCTGCAAACCCCGCAGCAGCTACAGCAAGTTTACGAACTCGACAGCAAGCTGCAACAAAATCCCCGACGCATTTGCGCCAATCTCGACTTAGCCACCTATCGCCAAAGCCTCAACAAAACCTCCCTCGGCTGGTGGTGGTATTTGGATACCACTTACGAACATCGCCACGAGAGACTGGATTGGCTGTATCGTGCTTTGAGTTTAGTAGGATGGACAGCCATTATGGCTTTTTTGGTGAATATCGGCAATCGATCTTTCCAAGGGGGTTTGGGCGTTTCGGGAGCGTTTGCGGTGATTTTGCCGTCTTTGCTGACTTTACTTAAAGATCGCAGCGAAGTCACAAAAGCCGGTCAGCGAGCTTTTACGGAAATGTTGGAGCGATTCGGCATTCCCCGGCAATGGCACGAGGAAATCAAACTGGGCGTTACTGGTTTGCTGCTGTTGGTGTTGTTGGTATTTTGGTTTTCCTTACCCGAAATTGCCAATATTTACAACCAACGTGGCCTTCATGCGCATCATAACCAGGCTTACAGCCAAGCCGAAACACTCTACAAACAAGCAATTTCCTTGGATAAAGACCATTCCCATGCTCATTACAACTTAGGCGTTTTGTACGAAGATTGGGAAAACCAGGAAAAAGCCAAACAACATTATCAAATTGCTGCCAGTCAGGGAAATATTAGAGCGCACAACAACTTAGCTCGCTTATTAATTTTGGAAGAAAAATATGCCGATGCCGTCCATCACTTGCAACAAGCTTTGTTAGCTATCAAAAAAATTCAACAAAATCCGGAAAGCAAAGAAGTGGAACCTGAAGACAAGTATAGCATCTATAAAAATTTAGGCTGGGCGCGTCTGGGGCAAGAACGCTATCAGGATGCTCAACAATATTTGCTTCTTGCCAAAAACCTAACAAAAGGGGAATATAAAGACCAAATTTCAAGAGTTGCTTCTGCTCGCTGCCTTTTGGCTCAAGTGTACGAAAAACAAGAAAAAAAAGAAGCTGCGATTGAGGAGTGGCAGGCTTGTTGTGCGTTGGGAAACAAACTGGTTTCCGAAGAAGATGCTTGGTTGCACCAGGCACGCCAACAGCTTCAAGCTACTGGAAAACCGTGTTCCGAAACCTAA